From the genome of Actinomycetota bacterium:
CGGACCCTCGACCCGGACCAGTTCGGCCAGGGTGGGTGCTTCCACCAGCTCCATAACGAGGAAGACGCTGCCCTGAGAGGTCACCGCGTCGTAGAGGGTCACCACCCCCGGGTGGTTGAGCCGGGCCGCTGCCCGCGCTTCCCGGGTCACCCGCGCTTGGGCCGCGGCCCGCTCCGCAGCCGACAGGCTCGCCGGGAACACCACCTCCTTGACCGCGACCTCGCGCCCCAGCACCACATCGTGGGCACGCCACACCACCCCCATCCCGCCTCGCCCCAGCGGGGTCTTGAGCGCATAGCGGTTGACGAGGACGCGATCCGCGGCGGTTCCAGCCATCTCGTCCCGCCTACCCACCGGGACAGGCAGGAACCCGGCAGTCACGCCGAATCCCTCACTCGCCGAGGGCATGGACGGCGCCTAGATCAGCACGACCCGGGCTGTGGCGGCGCCAGCCGGTGCGCGACCCGAGACCGCCGGCACCGCCAGCCTGCTGCGGGTCATCTCCCTGGCCCTCCACCGCTGACGCCGCGTCACCCAATAGCACCCTGGTCAGCCTGACTGCCTACACGGCCCTCCCGTTCGCCGGAGGCATCGCTCCTGTCCGGCCGGCTGCGCGCCAGTCGCCACGTTCCAGCCGTTCCTTCAGGTGCTGGTAGCTCTTGGGCGCTCCCCTCAACGCCAGCTGGCGGACGACGTCCGGCACCAGCTTGCCGATCCCCTTTCCCTGGAAGTCGAGCGTGAACGTGACCCGGGACCAGCTGCCCTCCTCCAGCGGCTCGACGGTGATGCTCGCGCTGGGCCTGAGCGGTCCATCGACACCGCGAGCGGCCCAGCTGCTGGGCGGATCGAGCGCTGTGATCTCCTGCGTGTAGCTGAATTCGACGCGGGCGACCCGGCGGATCGTG
Proteins encoded in this window:
- a CDS encoding SRPBCC family protein, producing MPPIVSHIDIACPPAEVFGYATDPSRFAEWQDDVVGVRIQGGRPPGVGSRFTTIRRVARVEFSYTQEITALDPPSSWAARGVDGPLRPSASITVEPLEEGSWSRVTFTLDFQGKGIGKLVPDVVRQLALRGAPKSYQHLKERLERGDWRAAGRTGAMPPANGRAV